In Methylobacterium sp. WL1, the sequence ACGGCCGTCTTCCGGATGTCGCCGCGGCCTTCCGACACTACACGCTCTATCGGTTCGAGTGCGCCATGCGCTCGACCCTGGTGCTCGGCTTCATCGGCCTGCCGACCATGGGCTTCTACCTCGAATCCGCCTTCCGGCAGGGCCGCTACGCCGAGGCCGGCGCCCTGCTCCTCGTGTTCTACGCCCTGATCGGCTCGCGCCGTCTCTGGATGCGGCTCTCGACCCTGCCCCTCCTTCTCATCGTCAGCGTGCTCGCCCTTCCGCGCACCGTCGGGACGACGCACTGGCTCTCCAGCCTGGACCGCTTCGTGACGCACGACATCGTCCCGAGCCCGCTCCGGTCCGGCGCGCTCCTCGACCCGGCGACCTGGAGCCGGCTCGGGCTCTGGTTCCAGCCGATCCTCACCCAGCAGATCCTGCCGGGCGCCGTCCAGACCCTGGTGCTCGCGCAGATCGCGCTGGTAGCCACCGCCCTCGGCGCGCTGCTGCTGTTCCCCCTGGCCTCGCGCCGGTTCGCGGGGCCGATCGGCCAGCCCTTCGGGCGCGTCCTGCTCGTGATCGTGCGCTCGACGCCGGAATACATGCTGGCCTACGTGCTGCTGCAGCTGCTCGGGCCGTCGATGCTGCCGGCGATCCTGGCGCTAACGATCCACAACGCGGGCATCGTCGGCTACCTGATGGGGCGCCACGCCGACGACCTCGCCTACCGTGCCGACGCCCCGACGGGCCTGAACCTCTACAGCTACGAGACGGTGCCGCGGCTCTACGGGCAGTTCCTCGCCTACCTGCTGTACCGCTGGGAGCTGATCCTGCGCGAGAGCGCGATCTTCGGCATCCTCGGCGTGGCGACGCTCGGCTTCTACGTCGATGCCGCGATCTCGGAGCTGCGCCTCGACGTCGCCGTGCTGCTGATCGTGGCGACCGCCGTCCTGACGATGCTGGTGGATGCGCTGTCCAGGGCCCTGCGCCGGTCCCTGCGCCTCACCGACCTGCCAATCCGCCTCTCCGCGCCGCGGCATGGATCCGCCGCAACCCCGCCCCTCCGGGCGGCCTGCTCCTGACGGGCTTGCGCCCCTTCACGGCCGCCACGCGGGGGCGACCGGCCGCGGCGAGGAGCGCCGCCGGCAGGGCCGGGGCATCCGGCTGGATCGGCCCGGGGGGCCGACAAGCCTCTTAGGCCGGCAGGACCACCACCTTCGTCTTGACCGGCGTGCGCGCGTAGAGGTGGATCATGTCCTGGCTGAGCAGGCCGACGCAGCCGCTCGTGATGCCGGAGCCGATCGTCTCGGGATCGCTGCTCGCGTAGATCGTATAGAGCGTGTAGGCGCCGTTCTGGTAGAGATGGAGCGTGCGGGCGCCGAGCGGGTTGTCGAGGCCGCCCGGCATGCCGCGGGCATACTTGGCGGCCTCGGGCTGGCGCTTGATCATCTCCCGGGGCGGCGTCCAGGTCGCCCATTCGGATTTACGGCCGACGTAGGCGTCGCCGCTCCACAGGAACCCATCGCGGCCGACATTGGCCCCGTAGCGGGTGGCGGATCCGTCACCCTCGACGCGGTAGACGTAGAAGTTGCGGGGATCGACGACGATCGTGCCGGCCGCCTCCTTGGTGTCGTAGCGGACCGTCTGGCGGAAGTATTTCGGATTGACCTTGCTGACGTCGGCGGCCGGGATCGGGAATTTCTCGTCGGGCATCGGCCCGTAGATCTTCGCCGCCTCGGCCAGGATCAGGCCATCGGATGTCGCGCAGCCACCGAGCCCGAGCGCGCCCAGGCCGACGGCCGAGC encodes:
- a CDS encoding ABC transporter permease, with product MSALRRIPGWGYAAVTRWFAAGALAALLAADLAVSSLHPWADLQRLLGGLIHPDLLAVDIWSVVYTVAFAILGVTAGAGAGFVLAIPFARIRGVRLVCAGLRSVHELFWALLLMQVFGLSALTGILAIALPYAGICAKVYSEIMEEADLSALRVLPEGTGALSAFAYGRLPDVAAAFRHYTLYRFECAMRSTLVLGFIGLPTMGFYLESAFRQGRYAEAGALLLVFYALIGSRRLWMRLSTLPLLLIVSVLALPRTVGTTHWLSSLDRFVTHDIVPSPLRSGALLDPATWSRLGLWFQPILTQQILPGAVQTLVLAQIALVATALGALLLFPLASRRFAGPIGQPFGRVLLVIVRSTPEYMLAYVLLQLLGPSMLPAILALTIHNAGIVGYLMGRHADDLAYRADAPTGLNLYSYETVPRLYGQFLAYLLYRWELILRESAIFGILGVATLGFYVDAAISELRLDVAVLLIVATAVLTMLVDALSRALRRSLRLTDLPIRLSAPRHGSAATPPLRAACS
- a CDS encoding L,D-transpeptidase, producing MIMDGRGAEGGDGDAVGLRGRQTGVLSRRSFLAGSAVGLGALGLGGCATSDGLILAEAAKIYGPMPDEKFPIPAADVSKVNPKYFRQTVRYDTKEAAGTIVVDPRNFYVYRVEGDGSATRYGANVGRDGFLWSGDAYVGRKSEWATWTPPREMIKRQPEAAKYARGMPGGLDNPLGARTLHLYQNGAYTLYTIYASSDPETIGSGITSGCVGLLSQDMIHLYARTPVKTKVVVLPA